In Topomyia yanbarensis strain Yona2022 chromosome 2, ASM3024719v1, whole genome shotgun sequence, one DNA window encodes the following:
- the LOC131681044 gene encoding uncharacterized protein LOC131681044, whose translation MYQKLGIEGTPFNADIVGVSGARSKSTRLVEVNIRSLYSDYNASLKCLVTSKITNALPCKTVNISNWRIPSGIFLADPKFGTPANVDMLIGVTEFFRILKSGHLVIGEGLPELRKTELGWVVAGEINDESSAIVNAQQINSVTIESLNEAIKRFWEIEEIENQTSSSTEEQECEEMFRKSHERDSTGRYVVKLPFRSNIHQLED comes from the coding sequence ATGTATCAGAAGTTGGGAATCGAAGGTACGCCATTCAATGCAGATATTGTCGGCGTAAGTGGTGCCCGCAGCAAGTCAACCCGATTAGTAGAGGTCAATATTCGTTCATTATACAGCGATTACAATGCTTCATTGAAATGTCTGGTCACGTCAAAAATCACCAATGCTCTCCCGTGTAAAACTGTGAACATCTCCAACTGGAGAATTCCCTCAGGTATCTTTTTGGCTGATCCAAAGTTTGGCACCCCAGCAAATGTAGATATGCTGATTGGTGTTACCGAGTTCTTCCGAATATTGAAATCAGGGCATCTTGTGATTGGCGAAGGTCTGCCCGAATTACGCAAAACGGAATTGGGTTGGGTCGTTGCTGGAGAAATTAACGATGAATCATCAGCTATTGTAAATGCGCAACAGATAAATTCCGTGACGATCGAGTCTCTTAACGAAGCGATAAAACGCTTTTGGGAAATCGAAGAAATAGAAAACCAAACTTCTTCATCTACGGAAGAACAAGAATGTGAGGAAATGTTCCGTAAATCTCATGAGAGAGATTCTACAGGCAGATATGTAGTGAAACTTCCATTCCGAAGCAACATCCACCAACTTGAGGATTGA